Part of the Musa acuminata AAA Group cultivar baxijiao chromosome BXJ2-7, Cavendish_Baxijiao_AAA, whole genome shotgun sequence genome is shown below.
GTTGCCGTCTTCGTGCACGACCCGATCAACGCCATCGGGTGACCGCGGTTTCAGAATCGCTCGAATCGAaatcgaatatatatatacagtCGAATGATTTTGATCTTAAAATTTGGACTGATCGATCATTGGACTTTTAAATcgctatttatattttatattttttttaattttaaattagaacAATCAATTTTGATTCTCATATCAAATTTCAGGAATTCGAATCATCACTCTTAATGATCATATATAATTCACATAATTATTATACAGATATTTTATTTTAGCTCGACGCTAGTAAATGTCACGTATCGGGCGCGAATCTTGAACCCGTTTATCGGGATTCTGCACGAATCTCAAAGCACAAGCGGGTCCGGTGGAAAATTAGCTCGGCAGAGCCCAATGGGCTGCTTCGAGCTGCCTCATGTGGAAAATGCAACAGGTGGGCCAGAGGAGATGAGGCTACATTAAAATGCACTAACGAAGACTGGCCCAAATTGACTTTTAGGCCGAATCCAGGTCAAAACTGGCCCTGCCTATAATATATTATTGTCCTTTTTATATTGTTTTAGAATGCCATAGATTTATTATCATATTCTGATAACTTTTTATTTGTTGAAGGAAGTAgcagtcagagagagagagagagagagagagagagagagaggttgggtGAAAGTTGTTGTGTATTGAAATTAATATTCttattattattgaaaaatagggattttaattttaagatttatTTGCATTTGTAACATGTCTTGATTGACTTAAATATGAATTTATTTGTTGTTTTACtgtatattttttctttaaatttgattttttaataaaaaaaaatttactataCTATATGCACATTTGGCTTtattatttaagaataaaaaatattattattcttttgttCATCTATTATTTGATGAGTTGTTTAGCTCCCAGTGGAGGGGATTGCATTTAGTCCAAAACCTAAAACATAAAAAACTGAGGAGGCTTTTTTGGGCAATTCCTCTTACTGCATTGGCACCCCCCCAAGTGCCATGCTTTCTTTTGCACAAACAAAAAAGCAGTCTTTGTGATCTCAGTCTGCAATGCCTTTTCAGATTTGATTGCTTTGAGCATTGAAATCAAAAGCAGAGTAACCAAAGTTTCATGAACTTCTTTTCCTGCTAAATGACCAAAGTTATCACCTTTCAGTCTTTTCACAAAGATCAAATCTGACTCACTTTATCATCAATCTTAACAAATACTTTTTTAACTCTGGAAGAATCAAGCTGCATCCTCTCAGCAATCCCCATCTGTTCAGCACCAATTACCAGAAGAATATGTTGACAAAGAAGATTGCAACAAGCCAACTGCATCAAGAATATATTAGGTGAGCTAATGTTTGATTTTACAGACTGAACTATTGATTGATTTGCAACTTCTCCTACTTCTGACACTGCATCTAacaaaagattaaaaatttaaaaaaaacagCCAACTACCTTCTTCACAGAATTGTTAATTGCACCAGCCGGGTTAACACTGCACACCCGAGGAAATCTAACCAAATCAACAATGCATTTTAAACACTCTACATCCAACATATTGCATAAAGTTAGTGCATAATCATACACAAGGGCCGCTCTCCCTCGAGAAagcacaaaaccaccttccagaaTCAAGTTACAAATTATTAACCCCCACAGACCTCCCTGTAGTCGCTATGAAATGTTCAGTCTGTCCGCCGCTGCCGTTGACAATTCCAAATCAACACCACCTGCCTCCTCGTTTCCAATTATATTCTCTTCCACCTTATGATTAGCATTAACCAAATTCCCTTCTCCCCCATCCGTTGATAAGTTAGTAGCTGCACATTCTTTGAATCTGTAACAGGTTACAACGTGATCATTGGTTATACCCGAGGCTTGCATGAAGGAATAGATGACTGTTGGACCGACACTCCTTAAACCCCTCCGCATCAGGTCTTTGCTTATGGCATCTGCTTTAGCAGATTTTACAGGGACCTGACGTGAGTTTCGGAATCCGCTCAAGATGGGTTTGTGGTTCACAAAGCTCCAACAATATCTATCAAATGATCCGAACTCCTCTATGATCTACATCAAAAGAGCAAAAGTCATGTCACCCTTGATGATAATGGCATGACACCAACCAACAACTTTTCAGTGAATATCACAAACAAAAACAAAGTTCTCCAGATATGCATGAGACAAGATTAGTAGGAAATCCATACCCATAAAGCTTCCAATGATCAGTGCACATACAGAAGGATCCAAAGAAAATATAGATCACATGCTAAGAAATTATCGGAAATAATCAGAAGTTTCTATCATATAAATATACGAGCAGGAGATAACCCTATATACCAAATAgaaccaagagagagagagagagagagagagagagagagacctttaTTACTTGGGGTGCATTTTCAATGATGGCCCGCAATTTTGGCTCTGATAATAAGGAGTTTGCAGTGCTTCCTGGGACTatgatttttttctcattgaGCTTGGAGACCAATGTTGGGTCGAAATCCATGAAAACCTCCCTtgaacatataccagaatatttaAAGGTCGTGTACTCTTTAATAATTAAGTAGGGACATGGCACAGGTTACATTTACCTAAATAGGTGCCTCTTGCTCAGAATTGCAGGCCAAGTATGTTCAGCCAATGCACCTGACAATGAAAGCAACTCAAATAGTTTCCTGTAAATATTTTCAGATTGTCAGACCTCGAAAAGTTATATACCAaaccactgcaaacttctcaaattTACAACAGAGCGAGACGATGGATGAAATTGCATACTTGTCATCATGAACTGGTACCCCCCACTCTTCATCATGGAAAACAGCATAACAAGGATCTGTTGTAATAGATAAATGAAGATCTTTTTCTCAGAATAGGAGCAGAGAGCGCGAAAAATGAATTAGCATtgaaaattcaaatcataaaGGACATAGAGATAGGTTGCTTAGATGAGTCTTAGCACCATGGTTAGGTTGCTTCATTGTGACCACTAGTGTAAAACATTCAAACAACCAAACAGGCTTTCTACATGTTTTGGCAAAGCTCAAATACTTTATCCTCCTAAAACCCTAGCTTGTAACAGCCTAAGCAGTGGAATGCCCTTTTAGTAATTATAAAGATATTAGAATATCCATTGACCATTTTAACATACTTTAAACTctaatcattttaaataattaCTACCTTGGTTAATGTTGGAAATGATACTGGTTCTCTTAGTCTCAACTATCATTAACATATAACTTGATATAATATGCATCTTCCaaccaataaaaaaaaatcataatccagCAAGCTGTAAATTTTGACTTCTTGCTATTATTGATTGTGGTCAATCCTTTTTGTCATCCCACAATATCAGAACCATGTTCAGAAAAGGATAAAGAGGTCAATAAAGATCAAGTGGACCACGAGATATTGAAAAGTATGCAGAAAATGGGGATGAACAAAATAGCAAATACAACTAGAATGATGAGAGTGGATGATGTTCCATACAGGATATCAGATTGCTTGATGGATGGTGAATGCCACAGGATTTAATGTCATAATAGTATCTATAATACAAATAAAGTATATGATATTTTTGTTGGTCAACCCAATTTGGAGGAAGTCTCCAACTGCAGATATatcttcaaaaaataaaaaataggatAATTTGCAATAACTTGTAAAGACTAGCAAAACAATATCCAGAGTTCAGACCAGattctcaaaattgataataaaatCCTACATGCCATAAAACGCCAAGGAATGACAAGGAACCAAGGTGCAATTCATGGAGGATAGAATTGAAAGAAGAAATTGAAGGATGATCAAGGGAATAATTTCAGTGGAAAAGAGAGAATACACAACCAAAGAAGGTTATATGAGCACAATATCACAGTATAATACACAGTAAACTAGGAAAGACTCTTCTGTTCCCAATTCACATACAGTGAGACACTTAAAATAACCATAAGCGACaaataacttgaaagcatgcagtCACAATTAGATTCAGGGGTAGAACATCTGTGATCAATAAAAAATTCACCAATCCGGTGATAAAAACTGAGATCTTCCTAAAAATAAATAAGCTTTCCATTTTCACTTGACAAGATGATTTGTTTTCCATGTAAAGAAAGGGATCAATAGAATCAAAAAAGTTTCATGTATAAAAGAAATGAGTAGGAGCAACAActtcaataaagaaaaaaatgacaGAAAGTAGGAAGAAAAAATGGAAAACACTTATTGTGCTCTACAATCATGGATAAGATGACAAAGAACATGAAGTATCTGTAATGCTTATGGTCCCAATAAGGCTTACCAAGCTACTGGATTCGATGGACAACTTATTTTAACACAAGAAAATATTGATTTCATGAACGTGGTCCCATGGACCCACCCTTAATATTTTTTCATCACCTAACCTATGAGACCACTTCTATAATCTGAGAATCTTAACAAAATTTAAATGTATACCACCAAAAAAATTAGAACTGTGTTGAAACTGGTGCAGTACATGCCTTAGCTGCTACAGGTTTCCAATCTGACAATAGCTTggaaaaaatccaaaaaattcaAGACAGAAAAAAATTGTTGGTTGGAATAAAATGGTATTACAAATGAAGGTACAATAACCGTTTGAAATATTCAGTGAACTATTGCAGCATCGAAGGTTTTCACTCATAATCTATTCCAAGAAAAAGAGCTTACAAAATCATTCAAGAGCCTGTAACCCAACATTTTCAAGCAATTATAAGTATGCATCTATAGTAAAAACTTTACCATTTGTGAGAAAGGTATTTAACAAAAATGATGAACAACCTAACTAAAAGGACAAGCATTACTAAATCCCAATAGGACTACAACAGTACCCTTTGCATTAACCAAGGTTCTGAACGTCTGCAGATACAAATAGCCAAAAGCTATTAAATTGAAGATCtgataagaagaaagaagaagaatgacttctcatttttgttcagCAAAATGCATTACCCCGCTTAACCTTTAAGGTTGGGAGGACATTAGCAAAAATATGTATTCTATGATTAACATATAAGGTGAAATGAG
Proteins encoded:
- the LOC135617584 gene encoding uncharacterized protein LOC135617584, which encodes MSGAPKVRSMNVDEPEAKPVLGPAGNKARLVVAARKTGLKSSRKAEKVEPELLDEKQSSTSLADSSSPSLNAASALRRHELLLRSNLSLNASCCSDASVDSFCSRASTGRIGSSSFLRRPRRIVSKPGKIGVRLEKMVPDGMTMPPPEYLDGKRRCAWVTPNTDPCYAVFHDEEWGVPVHDDKKLFELLSLSGALAEHTWPAILSKRHLFREVFMDFDPTLVSKLNEKKIIVPGSTANSLLSEPKLRAIIENAPQVIKIIEEFGSFDRYCWSFVNHKPILSGFRNSRQVPVKSAKADAISKDLMRRGLRSVGPTVIYSFMQASGITNDHVVTCYRFKECAATNLSTDGGEGNLVNANHKVEENIIGNEEAGGVDLELSTAAADRLNIS